The DNA segment ATAGCACCAAATGTTCCTGTTCCGAGTAGCATATAGGAGGTACCTCTATATCTTTATAAGGCTtatgaaatatttaaagcaatTAGTTTTAAATTTTAGTTTGAAAAGTCTGGTTTGTCAAGGAGGGAAAAAGATCTCAGTAACATACCACCTCCTGGAAGTAGATACTTTAATAAACTAAACTGTGGTGTAGGAAAAAATGCTATTAATAGAAAATGGAACATAAATCCTTCAGCTTGTCATGTTTTACCCTGTGTATCATACAGCAAGACTGGGTCATTTGACCTTTTTGTTGATAATGTCACCAAGATATTTTAAGCTAATGCTACTTATCATGCAAAGGCAGATGAGAATGCTGTGTGTGTTACTGCGGTACTTAATTTCAAGCCATGCAGAAATACTTTACAAGACTAGATGGCAGAATGTCAATCATTTTTTCCATGACATTTCTCATTTCCTTGTCTGTACTGGAATAACGTGTGAATGTTGTATATGCAAACCCTAACACCTAAGGACAGGTTTAGACCACGTGGCAGAACCTCATCAGTTGGATAAAAACTGTGAAAATGGAAGGAGGAAAGAGGCAAAATAGGCTATTTCTAGCAATTTGTTTGAAAACACGGTACTCTTAACCACTTTTAGCTATTTTTAGGTAAAAATATCAGTTAACACTAGCCTTGAATGACCTGCAGCACAAGAGCATCTTTTGATTACTTTGTCCATCATTAACATTTCTCCAGATAAACAGATGGAACAGTGGGGATATGGCTATGAGACAGAGCACATTCTCAGTGTGACACCCATGGCACAGGAGATGTAGAAGACAGCACAGGGAACAGGGGTCTGAAGAAGGCAGAGGAGTGGGAAACGTTTGTATCTCAGGTATCCATTAAGGATGGTATCATGATGCACAGTGAACTGAAGACTGTGAGAAGCCTCTGTATACAAAATACACAGTTCACAAATGCAGCAAAGTCTGTAATCCTTTAGCCAGTCTAAAGTAGAGTTCAGGTCCTGGGCAACATGTTCAGAAATTATCAGGCAGTTTGTGCCAGTCTCATTGACTGTCTCTTCATTTTAATGATACCAATCTGAAGAAGATTGCTTTTGCCAGGTTTGTTGTACATCAGATTAACAAAGCTGTGGAAAGAGGACTGAGATCAAGTTTATGTCAGTAGAATGTATATACAAATAACAGcctaaacagaaaggaaatagtgATTTAGTTGGAAGCATGGCAAGAAAAATCTGCTAGTATTGTCAAATACATCAGGAGTAATAATTTCTGCAAAGCCCAAATGATTCTGGTAGCCTACATCTCATTCCCTAAAGTCTATGCTAATACATTCACGAAAATTAATTTGGGTtaattaaaaaggcaaatttaaaGTGCATTAGGATATATCCACATAGTGAAAAACTATCAAGCTACGAAATACTCTTATCTGTGGTAGCTTTTGCATGTCCCTAGCCTGCTGCAAAGTAGAACACATTAATTGGAACCATCATGAAAGCATAATATCattttttgagtttgttttgttttgttttgtttaaattctggcaagatttcttttcctttttgctttgttgtACCTTAGTTATACATTAAGCTTAAACAAATGCTGTTGACAAAGAGTGGCGTAGTTACTTCATATATGCTGCACATGCATATTTTCACAGCTCCTTATTCCTAAACAAAACTGGAATCTTGTTTAACATCTGCCTTTATTGGTATGCCTTGTAAGAATTGAAGAGAAGTTATTTAGCAGACCAAAGCAGAAATGTGACAAAGTGATAACACTATGTTTGAATCCACCTCTGATACTGACCAAATCACGTTAGTAAGATGCTGTAATGCAGGCATCTTCCAGCCCTGAGCTAGTGTCCTCACAGACTGTCAAAATACTGTCTTTCAGCTGGCAGAGCAGTGCCTCGCTGCTGGCTTTAGTAATACATTTGAGGCTGTTTCTGAAAGACGGTTTTTAACTCCATGAGCACTGCCTGCTTGGTTTAACATTAGAAATTTGCTGGCTGTTTTCTGATGGGTCAGCAGAAGATGTCTGGAAATTTCTGAGCACTGAGTTTAGAGTGGCAGATCTTTAGCGGTGAATTGCAAGGAGCAGCAAAGTTTGGTGACAGGAAAGCTGCCATTCTACACTGGCCTGTAGTTCAGGTTTTCTTCTAAATTGGGAAACTCACTAATGAGGTGTCAAGGCTTTCAATGCAAGAACTATTTACCCTATAGGAATATAAATTAGGTTTAGCATATGTGGtaaattttgtttctgaataAGTTTGTTGAGTCTGCTTAGGATAAAACCTGGCTTCATGCAAACATATAATGAGGTGTTTTATTAGCTCCAACATTTAAGGAGATGTTTTATTAACTATTTATGCACAGTGAACAAAATGCAATTTCCATGAGTTTCTTTATTGTTTAATTCATAAAGAATAATAACTAAGAAACCCTTAGCCTCTCATTTCAAATGAATTTTATCATAATGTTTTGATTTATAACTTCAAAGACAAAATAGTCTATTGTTTGGGAAGGATCTGAATCTGTGAGATACTTTGTtctccattgacttcactgaAGTCATGTTAATTCATAGGAGAGAGTCCAGATAAACAATTAGGATTATGCCAACAGCAAATTTTACAGTATTTGTATGtgagtgttttctttcttaatcaaTGCTGAGAGAATTGTTGTGCTTTATGCAAGAAGTTACTATAAATAAAAAGGTAACTCTGCACACAGTGATGAATCAAGACATCACTGTCATTCCAGTATGAATGTCCAGGATCTTAACTGTTCTCTTGCAGCCATAAGGAGTTCATTTGGATACTTAGTTTTATGTCTTTGGCAACTCTTTGGGTCTTTAAAATCCCACAGTGATATTTGAAAAGcataatatttaaaaatggaaagtccCCTGTCCAAAGAGTTTGGGAGAGAACAGATGTCTTGGAGGAAGGGAAGTGCTCACCAGCTACTTAATACTGGAGTGTCAGAGCATTCTGGGGGAAGATTAGGAGTGTTTTGAATAGGTTGTTATTTTTATAGTGTTCTACTGATGTAATACCAGAGAAAACCAGAAATGGGCTGGTCCCAGGAAATCCATTCCAGAATTATGACACTGTAACAGAGATCCTATGGTTGACACAGTGTGTTACATACTTCTGATGAATtcatattttgttctgttttcagtgtCAGCCAAACCAAGACCTCACAGTGATGAATACACAAAGAAGATTCCACCTCCTAAGCCGAAACGAAATCCAAACACTCAGCTAAGCACATCTTTTGATGAAACGTATATCAAAAAGCATGGCCCTATGAAGACAACACTCACTAGGGATGCCTCTTTATCGCAGGTCAGCAGTCCCGCCCCAGACGCAGAGGAAGAAGAGCCTGTTTATATTGAGATGGTTGGCAATATTCTCAGAGACTTCAAAAAAGACGAGGATGACCAAAGCGAAGCAGTCTATGAGGAGATGAAATACCCTATATTTGATGATGTAGGCCAAGAATCAAAATGTCAATGTGAATATGACCATCACACTTGTTCTTCTCAGTGTGCTACTCCCACAGTGCCTGACCTAGATTTCACCAAGTCTTCAGTGCCATCtactcccaagggcttgctttgTGATATACCCCCACCATTTCCAAATCTGCTTTCTCACAGACCTCCACTGCTGGTGTTCCCACCAGCACCAGTGCAGTGTTCCCCGAATTCTGACGAGTCTCCTCTAACTCCACTAGAGGTCACAAAGCTTCCTGTTTTAGAAAATGTGTCTTACATCAAACAAGCTGGAGCTTCTCCATCTTCACTGCCACCTCACACATCAGGCCATCAAAAACTGGAGAAAGACCAGACAGTATCTCACGGAACTAGCACCCCTGGGCACACTTCCTCACCTCCTCATCCATCTACCTTATACAGAACACAGTCTCCACATGGTTATCCTAAAAGTCACTCTGCCTCACCTTCTCCTGTCAGTATGGGTAGGTCTCTTACCCCCTTAAGCCTCAAAAGACCTCCACCTTATGACTCTGTACATTCAGGAAGTCTCTCAAGAAGCTCTCCATCAGTGCCTCATTCTACAGCCAGAAACACGTTGCAAGAAGGAGGAAAGATGGTAAATGCCTCAGTCAGCACCTACGGGTCATCATCTCAGAGTGGTTCCCGTTCTCGGACACCCACCAGTCCTCTGGAGGAACTAACCAGCCTCTTTACCTCAGGACGAAGTCTCCTGAGGAAGTCCTCCAGTGGCAGAAGATCTAAGGAACCTGCAGAAAGTAAGTTCTTGATGtaatttttccttgttcttccttGTATAATTATATCTTTCACTATATTTTACTAAATCAAATGCTTGCAAAAATCAAATACCTCAGAAGTCTGAATTCCTTATATAAGTTTATTGTAACAGGAAGAAAAGTGATTGTTGTTAAAATTGCTTTAGTCTTCATATTGTATTTTTAAGTATGCATACTACACTACAGAAGTACAATTCATGGCTTGGTCTTGCAGAAGGAGTCAGCTTTTATTAACTTTTCCACAGTTCCCAACATGTGTGTTGGGATCTTCCCACTATGTCACATCCTTCCATTCTTGGTGGATGCTAAGACACAGTAATTGACCAAGCAGCTTGTAGCAAGATAACCAAACAGTAGTTCTTTTTGCCAAAGATCCATTGATCACTCTTAACTTGGCCTGTGATGACGGTGTGTATGATGGAAACAAGAGGTAGCAGCTTAAACCATTCCTCTCCTTCCCACTGCCTCCTTCCATACTGTGCCACAGAGTATCTCTTTCAGCTGTGCTAGTGTGACTGGTTGGGAGGCCATACTGTGGATCGACCTGAAAAGCAACATGACCTATAACGCATTACCCCCATACAGAGAAAAGCATGGGAGGAAGTTGTGCAGGAAAACCTTAAGCCAATATTGACTTTTCATATGCTGTATCATAAGATCGTTGTCCCACATGCATTCAGGTTTACACAATGTACACCTATTTCTGAGCTAATGAAATATGGAAACCCCTAATGAAATCGGCAGGAGCCACAGGTGTGAGTGAAAACAGAACCTGGCACCAGTATTTCTGTATCAAAAACGTTCCGTTCAGTGGTGCCAAAGACAACATCTTGTAGCGGATGGTAGCCACAACACCTTTTGTCAGAGTGCAAAGCAGGCTCAGTACGCTTTCTCTACAGCTTCAGTAAAATCAGTTTATGACTTTGAATTCTTGACACCTCCGGAATGGAAGAGCTCTCTGTGGAGAACAGCTGATCTTCTCTTTGTGTAAGTGCTATGTTATACCTGTTTGGCAGCTGTAACATGTTAATACGATGTGGTAAGCTACACTGGTTTATACCTGATAAAGGAAGGTGTTCTGGTTTCCAGGCTACCATATCACTACAGAATAGAAATGAATTCTGTGCTGCCTTTCTGGTTGTGTTTGTGCTGCTCTGTTACATTACTCATCACAGTGTGTCACATCACTTTGGGTCACGCTCAGGGGGCTCACAAGAACACCCCTCTGGGTTTTCACGCGCAGAGGTTGCCTGCCTCGCAGCTCTGCAGCTGAGTGAGTACATGCAAACATGTAAGTATGGAGAAGCTTGGTGGCAATGGTTTAGGTTGGCATACAAAACATTCCTCCTGATTCATGGACTCCACTGCCCCAACCTCAGCAgttttattcttatttatctCTTTGCAAAGCAGGAATAATGATTCTGAAATCAGAAGGTGGAGGTGAGAATGAAGTTAGCAGGATACTGAGAATACAAGTTGATGCAGCAGTTTGCTTAATTtggctttaatatttttgtgGCCTGCAATCATAAATACTGTTTTGTGAAAGTCTTAGCTCCATAATTCAGTAGGGTTCTCCTAAGTgattacagtaataaaaatacaataatgcCGTATTTGTGTGTTGGATGGAAGCAAATTTGTACCTAAAAAGCAAGGTGATTCTTGTAATTGGGAACAATTATGAGGGATATGATGTGGCATTTATAAATAATTGCGGTGAAGTGGTAGGGAGATTTTGGCAAAGTGCAGACAATATTGAACATTATTAAGCATGCTTCTTATTCATAAGTGAGCAGAAATCCTCTGCAAACCCCATGCTGCACCAGATCTACCTGGTGAGCTTCATAAATTGGACGGTTTTATGCTCACTGATGTAGACAGAAGTACCAGGTTTGGAACCTATAGAAGTTCCTGCAGCAAATGTGGCAAGTCCTGGGAAATTTCAAcaaatctgtgctgctgcctCATACCTACCTGCAGAAAGCTATTCTCTATATTCCACTTGACTGAAATTGAATGCAGACCTTTGAAGGGACTTTTCACTGATAAAATTAAATCTTGCCCTGCAGATCTGTACCAAGAATAGCTTACTTCTTGGCCTCTCAAGGAGCATTCTGCTTGCTCCTTAGGTAGTAGGAATGTGCTCCTTATTAGTCACAAATGCGAGACAAGAGAGATACAAAATAGAAACTGTGTTCATCTACTTTAAGGACAAAATATTCATGTTATAAATAGATACCAGTGGTGAAAAGACTCTGGAGTGCAGCTGTGTTGAGTAAATGAACAGACTGCCCATCTAATCCGATTGTAATTTGTCTGGTATTTACAGTATGACTTAATCCTGTAGGATTACTACACTGGGCAAGAACCAGGTTTGTGCTCAGATATTACAGAGGAACACATACAGGTCTAGCATTTTTGTGTCTTGCAATTCCAAATTAAAATGATCCACCATAAAGAATCTAAATTGTGGGATTTGAACGTAGAATCTGACCAGACTGTCACATTTACATGATGTCATTATACATAGTGATAGATAGTGTGGACTGGACTAAACATATGATCTCTTAAAGAAATCTTGCTCCTGAAAATCACACTGGAAGCCTAAGGCACTCATACAGTTCTagatatttttttgttgctgttaaacCTATGGGAGAACAAATGCATGGCATAGGACTAACTGGGACTGCCATGGTTTTATAGTTGTCCCTTCAGTGTAATTTGCTGTCAGCATGCAGAAAGATTTCCAGAATCTAGAGGataataaacacacacaaaaaagaagttaTACTACTCTTACAAAATCATGCTAGGAAGCTAAGAATATTTGcttctaaaatataaaattattctgagCGCATCTCAAGCAACTTTCTCATTGAATCCTCCCAGACTCAGCCCTCTGTGACTTGTCTGAAGCTCTCACTGCCATAtgctaggcaaaaaaaaagcacaatactAGATTTTATATTCAGCTGAGTGTATTTGGAAAATATTGCAGCAGTTATAGAGAAAATTCTCTCTCATCTTTATTGTTATTACTGCAACTGACTTTGTGGAAATCTGGCATTTTTGAGTGGGTTTCTTTTTGAGAAGGACTGCACAAACCTTACTTTCAGTCAACACCTTTAATATACAAGCAAAGCTGCCCTTGTagcctttctgttttattttctttac comes from the Accipiter gentilis chromosome 6, bAccGen1.1, whole genome shotgun sequence genome and includes:
- the NYAP2 gene encoding neuronal tyrosine-phosphorylated phosphoinositide-3-kinase adapter 2 isoform X2 → MGFMTMPAPQDRLPHPCSSGFTVRSQSLHSVGGTDDESSSSRKQPPPKPKRDPNTKLSTSSETVNSGTTSKSGKLPDRTEVSAKPRPHSDEYTKKIPPPKPKRNPNTQLSTSFDETYIKKHGPMKTTLTRDASLSQVSSPAPDAEEEEPVYIEMVGNILRDFKKDEDDQSEAVYEEMKYPIFDDVGQESKCQCEYDHHTCSSQCATPTVPDLDFTKSSVPSTPKGLLCDIPPPFPNLLSHRPPLLVFPPAPVQCSPNSDESPLTPLEVTKLPVLENVSYIKQAGASPSSLPPHTSGHQKLEKDQTVSHGTSTPGHTSSPPHPSTLYRTQSPHGYPKSHSASPSPVSMGRSLTPLSLKRPPPYDSVHSGSLSRSSPSVPHSTARNTLQEGGKMVNASVSTYGSSSQSGSRSRTPTSPLEELTSLFTSGRSLLRKSSSGRRSKEPAEKPLDELKIRSHSTEPLPKLENKDRGVHHGTASSREPGKAQEWDGTPGPPVVSSRLGRSSVSPTMLAGNNSSEPKASCRLGRSASTSGVPPPSVTPLRQASDLQPSQVTCMQWLQGDHTMLDMIEKKRCLCKEIKARQKSEKGLCKQDSMPILPSWKKNTGTKKYSPPPYSKQQTVFWDTAI
- the NYAP2 gene encoding neuronal tyrosine-phosphorylated phosphoinositide-3-kinase adapter 2 isoform X1 — protein: MMSSNQEEVTLGAFLQYIEDMGMKAYDGLVIQNASDIARENDRMRNETNLAYLKEKSEKRRKQEEAIKRIGGEVVRGNEGSYVGKHFRMGFMTMPAPQDRLPHPCSSGFTVRSQSLHSVGGTDDESSSSRKQPPPKPKRDPNTKLSTSSETVNSGTTSKSGKLPDRTEVSAKPRPHSDEYTKKIPPPKPKRNPNTQLSTSFDETYIKKHGPMKTTLTRDASLSQVSSPAPDAEEEEPVYIEMVGNILRDFKKDEDDQSEAVYEEMKYPIFDDVGQESKCQCEYDHHTCSSQCATPTVPDLDFTKSSVPSTPKGLLCDIPPPFPNLLSHRPPLLVFPPAPVQCSPNSDESPLTPLEVTKLPVLENVSYIKQAGASPSSLPPHTSGHQKLEKDQTVSHGTSTPGHTSSPPHPSTLYRTQSPHGYPKSHSASPSPVSMGRSLTPLSLKRPPPYDSVHSGSLSRSSPSVPHSTARNTLQEGGKMVNASVSTYGSSSQSGSRSRTPTSPLEELTSLFTSGRSLLRKSSSGRRSKEPAEKPLDELKIRSHSTEPLPKLENKDRGVHHGTASSREPGKAQEWDGTPGPPVVSSRLGRSSVSPTMLAGNNSSEPKASCRLGRSASTSGVPPPSVTPLRQASDLQPSQVTCMQWLQGDHTMLDMIEKKRCLCKEIKARQKSEKGLCKQDSMPILPSWKKNTGTKKYSPPPYSKQQTVFWDTAI